A region from the Vicia villosa cultivar HV-30 ecotype Madison, WI linkage group LG3, Vvil1.0, whole genome shotgun sequence genome encodes:
- the LOC131662192 gene encoding uncharacterized protein LOC131662192 isoform X1, with protein MMAFRKCSSNSCNWVPVILSETEYCPEAVRQYALTSHNRKTLKERVWKHLVYLGWQIHQDGDHFRYKPPHGILCHKKFYYSLIEICKAIQMESVVNSSSVTMAHCPQAIVEYHKHALDPNSRDKGKLISKIRKYLVNEAWVLTYPPPGNKRSGVSYTSPQKRKFSSLNMVCKFLIEESVRSSSISGIQPLNASSVVNEESADQESIRKSPMYGIQPFVSDESVDWVPSDDDLSSKAPNLLPRESELYTVDRVATNRSRRKRDESRSLAAVPSPVAVAGEQATSSVAYCPQAVVEYHKHALDPNWGDKSELISKIREHLVKEGWVLTDPPLEKRRKGVLYTSPQKRKFFSLNTVCKFLIEESDRRSSIFGIQPLNASSVVNEEGFDQESIRKSPMYGIQAFSSDESVDWVPSDDDLSSKDRVATNRSKRKRTESCLRVRSNKRVQNVSVPSLSHRKALNVVSWLIDSNVVLPRSNVCYVATIQGVMASGQITHDGIKCKCCHKIYSLVSFEFHAIGSNTTRPSASIFLDDGRSLLQCQVQIMRDHVSREAMVKSQSDLCQSENDYICSICRNEGELLLCDRCPSSYHKTCLGLEDVPDGDWFCPSCLCGICGQRKFNGGSEDGHFLKCIQCEHKYHVACLISRDTSQSRSYVESQFCGKNCETLYEGLQRMLREPVSVGVDDLTWTLVKYIDSESCDTDSSKSGLLAESYSKLNVAVSVMHECFEPQKEPSSGRDLVEDVIFSRWSELNRMNFQGFYTVLLEKDEELVSVAIIRVFGDKVAEVPLVGTRFQYRRQGMCHILMDELEKKLMQLGVKQLVLPALPSVVDTWTGPFGFSKMTELERSKFLDYTFLDFPGTIMCQKLLTKTPSPDSVLPIEFQQKVGAISESSSANKSAVSEVYQAGEIVIKETSDTPMLDAFEGESDNDNVSNEPVIDCVTMAEQRVLEDQQHYQNGTSTVQGSLENWKNVLKNCRAREVKE; from the exons ATGATGGCATTCAGAAAATGTTCTTCAAACTCGTGTAATTGGGTACCTGTAATTTTGTCTGAAACGGAATACTGCCCAGAAGCTGTTCGACAATATGCACTTACTTCTCACAACAGGAAGACTTTGAAGGAGAGAGTATGGAAGCATCTTGTATATCTTGGATGGCAAATTCACCAAGATGGTGATCATTTCAGGTACAAGCCACCCCATGGAATCTTGTGTCACAAGAAATTTTACTACTCACTTATTGAGATTTGTAAAGCTATCCAAATGGAATCCGTGGTGAACTCTTCTTCTGTTACAATGGCACATTGTCCTCAAGCCATTGTTGAATACCACAAACATGCACTCGACCCGAATTCGCGTGATAAAGGGAAACTTATTTCGAAAATAAGAAAGTATCTCGTGAACGAAGCATGGGTTTTGACTTACCCGCCACCAGGAAACAAAAGAAGCGGTGTGTCATATACTTCTCCGCAAAAACGGAAATTTAGCTCACTCAACATGGTATGCAAATTCCTAATTGAGGAAAGTGTTAGAAGTTCATCTATTTCTGGCATTCAACCTTTAAATGCCTCCTCGGTTGTTAATGAAGAAAGTGCTGATCAGGAAAGTATTCGAAAGTCACCTATGTATGGCATTCAACCTTTTGTTAGTGATGAAAGTGTTGATTGGGTACCAAGTGATGATGACTTATCAAGTAAAGCTCCAAACTTGCTTCCTCGTGAGAGCGAGTTATACACTGTAGACAGGGTTGCTACAAATAGATCAAGGCGAAAACGCGATGAATCAAGATCTCTAGCTGCGGTGCCTTCTCCTGTTGCAGTGGCGGGTGAACAAGCTACTTCTTCTGTGGCGTATTGTCCTCAAGCCGTTGTTGAATATCATAAACATGCACTCGACCCGAATTGGGGTGATAAAAGTGAACTTATTTCGAAAATAAGAGAGCATCTCGTGAAAGAAGGATGGGTTTTAACTGACCCGCCGctagaaaaaagaagaaagggtGTGTTATATACTTCTCCGCAAAAACGGAAATTTTTCTCACTCAACACGGTATGCAAATTCCTAATTGAGGAAAGTGATAGAAGATCGTCTATATTTGGCATTCAACCTTTAAATGCCTCCTCAGTTGTTAACGAAGAAGGTTTTGATCAGGAAAGTATTCGAAAATCACCTATGTATGGCATTCAAGCTTTTAGTAGTGATGAAAGTGTTGATTGGGTACCAAGTGATGATGACTTATCAAGTAAAGACAGGGTTGCTACAAATAGATCAAAGCGAAAACGCACTGAATCATGTCTAAGAGTGAGATCAAATAAAAGAGTGCAGAATGTTTCTGTCCCTTCTCTATCACATCGGAAAGCTCTGAATGTTGTGTCTTGGTTGATAGACAGCAACGTGGTGTTACCAAGGTCTAATGTTTGTTATGTAGCAACAATACAGGGTGTCATGGCTTCTGGTCAAATAACTCACGATGGAATCAAGTGTAAATGTTGTCATAAAATATACAGTCTTGTTTCTTTCGAATTTCATGCTATTGGCAGTAATACCACCAGACCAAGTGCTAGTATCTTTCTGGATGATGGTAGGTCACTCTTACAGTGCCAGGTACAAATAATGCGAGATCATGTGTCAAGGGAGGCTATGGTTAAATCACAGAGTGATTTGTGTCAGAGTGAAAACGACTACATTTGTTCCATTTGCCGCAACGAGGGTGAACTTCTTTTGTGTGATCGGTGTCCGTCTTCTTATCATAAGACGTGTCTTGGTCTGGAG GACGTCCCTGACGGTGATTGGTTTTGTCCATCATGTCTTTGCGGGATTTGTGGCCAAAGAAAATTCAATGGGGGCAGTGAGGATGGACATTTCCTTAAATGCATTCAGTGTGAACATAAAT ATCATGTTGCATGCCTGATAAGTAGAGATACAAGTCAGTCCAGAAGTTATGTGGAAAGCCAGTTCTGCGGAAAAAACTGTGAAACG TTATATGAAGGCCTTCAAAGAATGCTGAGAGAGCCAGTTTCAGTGGGTGTAGACGATCTAACATGGACATTGGTGAAGTATATCGACTCCGAGAGTTGTGATACTGATAGTAGTAAAAGTGGATTATTGGCAGAAAGTTACAGCAAACTCAATGTTGCTGTTTCTGTGATGCATGAATGTTTTGAGCCCCAAAAGGAACCCTCCTCTGGCAGAGATCTGGTGGAAGATGTTATATTCAGCCGATG GTCAGAACTTAATCGAATGAATTTCCAGGGTTTCTATACTGTACTTCTAGAGAAAGATGAAGAGCTGGTCAGTGTAGCAATTATTAG GGTCTTTGGAGATAAGGTGGCTGAAGTACCTCTCGTTGGTACCAGATTTCAATATCGTCGACAGGGAATGTGCCACATCTTAATGGATGAACTGGAAAAG AAACTCATGCAATTAGGAGTGAAGCAGCTTGTTTTGCCTGCTCTTCCCAGTGTGGTCGATACATGGACCGGTCCTTTTGGCTTTTCAAAGATGACAGAACTTGAGAGATCAAAATTTCTGGACTATACTTTCCTAGATTTTCCGGGTACCATCATGTGCCAGAAGTTGTTGACTAAGACGCCGTCTCCAGATTCTGTTTTGCCAATAG AGTTCCAACAAAAAGTCGGTGCTATCTCCGAAAGCAGTAGTGCTAATAAAT
- the LOC131662192 gene encoding uncharacterized protein LOC131662192 isoform X3: MMAFRKCSSNSCNWVPVILSETEYCPEAVRQYALTSHNRKTLKERVWKHLVYLGWQIHQDGDHFRYKPPHGILCHKKFYYSLIEICKAIQMESVVNSSSVTMAHCPQAIVEYHKHALDPNSRDKGKLISKIRKYLVNEAWVLTYPPPGNKRSGVSYTSPQKRKFSSLNMVCKFLIEESVRSSSISGIQPLNASSVVNEESADQESIRKSPMYGIQPFVSDESVDWVPSDDDLSSKAPNLLPRESELYTVDRVATNRSRRKRDESRSLAAVPSPVAVAGEQATSSVAYCPQAVVEYHKHALDPNWGDKSELISKIREHLVKEGWVLTDPPLEKRRKGVLYTSPQKRKFFSLNTVCKFLIEESDRRSSIFGIQPLNASSVVNEEGFDQESIRKSPMYGIQAFSSDESVDWVPSDDDLSSKDRVATNRSKRKRTESCLRVRSNKRVQNVSVPSLSHRKALNVVSWLIDSNVVLPRSNVCYVATIQGVMASGQITHDGIKCKCCHKIYSLVSFEFHAIGSNTTRPSASIFLDDGRSLLQCQVQIMRDHVSREAMVKSQSDLCQSENDYICSICRNEGELLLCDRCPSSYHKTCLGLEDVPDGDWFCPSCLCGICGQRKFNGGSEDGHFLKCIQCEHKYHVACLISRDTSQSRSYVESQFCGKNCETLYEGLQRMLREPVSVGVDDLTWTLVKYIDSESCDTDSSKSGLLAESYSKLNVAVSVMHECFEPQKEPSSGRDLVEDVIFSRWSELNRMNFQGFYTVLLEKDEELVSVAIIRWLKYLSLVPDFNIVDRECATS, from the exons ATGATGGCATTCAGAAAATGTTCTTCAAACTCGTGTAATTGGGTACCTGTAATTTTGTCTGAAACGGAATACTGCCCAGAAGCTGTTCGACAATATGCACTTACTTCTCACAACAGGAAGACTTTGAAGGAGAGAGTATGGAAGCATCTTGTATATCTTGGATGGCAAATTCACCAAGATGGTGATCATTTCAGGTACAAGCCACCCCATGGAATCTTGTGTCACAAGAAATTTTACTACTCACTTATTGAGATTTGTAAAGCTATCCAAATGGAATCCGTGGTGAACTCTTCTTCTGTTACAATGGCACATTGTCCTCAAGCCATTGTTGAATACCACAAACATGCACTCGACCCGAATTCGCGTGATAAAGGGAAACTTATTTCGAAAATAAGAAAGTATCTCGTGAACGAAGCATGGGTTTTGACTTACCCGCCACCAGGAAACAAAAGAAGCGGTGTGTCATATACTTCTCCGCAAAAACGGAAATTTAGCTCACTCAACATGGTATGCAAATTCCTAATTGAGGAAAGTGTTAGAAGTTCATCTATTTCTGGCATTCAACCTTTAAATGCCTCCTCGGTTGTTAATGAAGAAAGTGCTGATCAGGAAAGTATTCGAAAGTCACCTATGTATGGCATTCAACCTTTTGTTAGTGATGAAAGTGTTGATTGGGTACCAAGTGATGATGACTTATCAAGTAAAGCTCCAAACTTGCTTCCTCGTGAGAGCGAGTTATACACTGTAGACAGGGTTGCTACAAATAGATCAAGGCGAAAACGCGATGAATCAAGATCTCTAGCTGCGGTGCCTTCTCCTGTTGCAGTGGCGGGTGAACAAGCTACTTCTTCTGTGGCGTATTGTCCTCAAGCCGTTGTTGAATATCATAAACATGCACTCGACCCGAATTGGGGTGATAAAAGTGAACTTATTTCGAAAATAAGAGAGCATCTCGTGAAAGAAGGATGGGTTTTAACTGACCCGCCGctagaaaaaagaagaaagggtGTGTTATATACTTCTCCGCAAAAACGGAAATTTTTCTCACTCAACACGGTATGCAAATTCCTAATTGAGGAAAGTGATAGAAGATCGTCTATATTTGGCATTCAACCTTTAAATGCCTCCTCAGTTGTTAACGAAGAAGGTTTTGATCAGGAAAGTATTCGAAAATCACCTATGTATGGCATTCAAGCTTTTAGTAGTGATGAAAGTGTTGATTGGGTACCAAGTGATGATGACTTATCAAGTAAAGACAGGGTTGCTACAAATAGATCAAAGCGAAAACGCACTGAATCATGTCTAAGAGTGAGATCAAATAAAAGAGTGCAGAATGTTTCTGTCCCTTCTCTATCACATCGGAAAGCTCTGAATGTTGTGTCTTGGTTGATAGACAGCAACGTGGTGTTACCAAGGTCTAATGTTTGTTATGTAGCAACAATACAGGGTGTCATGGCTTCTGGTCAAATAACTCACGATGGAATCAAGTGTAAATGTTGTCATAAAATATACAGTCTTGTTTCTTTCGAATTTCATGCTATTGGCAGTAATACCACCAGACCAAGTGCTAGTATCTTTCTGGATGATGGTAGGTCACTCTTACAGTGCCAGGTACAAATAATGCGAGATCATGTGTCAAGGGAGGCTATGGTTAAATCACAGAGTGATTTGTGTCAGAGTGAAAACGACTACATTTGTTCCATTTGCCGCAACGAGGGTGAACTTCTTTTGTGTGATCGGTGTCCGTCTTCTTATCATAAGACGTGTCTTGGTCTGGAG GACGTCCCTGACGGTGATTGGTTTTGTCCATCATGTCTTTGCGGGATTTGTGGCCAAAGAAAATTCAATGGGGGCAGTGAGGATGGACATTTCCTTAAATGCATTCAGTGTGAACATAAAT ATCATGTTGCATGCCTGATAAGTAGAGATACAAGTCAGTCCAGAAGTTATGTGGAAAGCCAGTTCTGCGGAAAAAACTGTGAAACG TTATATGAAGGCCTTCAAAGAATGCTGAGAGAGCCAGTTTCAGTGGGTGTAGACGATCTAACATGGACATTGGTGAAGTATATCGACTCCGAGAGTTGTGATACTGATAGTAGTAAAAGTGGATTATTGGCAGAAAGTTACAGCAAACTCAATGTTGCTGTTTCTGTGATGCATGAATGTTTTGAGCCCCAAAAGGAACCCTCCTCTGGCAGAGATCTGGTGGAAGATGTTATATTCAGCCGATG GTCAGAACTTAATCGAATGAATTTCCAGGGTTTCTATACTGTACTTCTAGAGAAAGATGAAGAGCTGGTCAGTGTAGCAATTATTAG GTGGCTGAAGTACCTCTCGTTGGTACCAGATTTCAATATCGTCGACAGGGAATGTGCCACATCTTAA
- the LOC131662192 gene encoding uncharacterized protein LOC131662192 isoform X2: MMAFRKCSSNSCNWVPVILSETEYCPEAVRQYALTSHNRKTLKERVWKHLVYLGWQIHQDGDHFRYKPPHGILCHKKFYYSLIEICKAIQMESVVNSSSVTMAHCPQAIVEYHKHALDPNSRDKGKLISKIRKYLVNEAWVLTYPPPGNKRSGVSYTSPQKRKFSSLNMVCKFLIEESVRSSSISGIQPLNASSVVNEESADQESIRKSPMYGIQPFVSDESVDWVPSDDDLSSKAPNLLPRESELYTVDRVATNRSRRKRDESRSLAAVPSPVAVAGEQATSSVAYCPQAVVEYHKHALDPNWGDKSELISKIREHLVKEGWVLTDPPLEKRRKGVLYTSPQKRKFFSLNTVCKFLIEESDRRSSIFGIQPLNASSVVNEEGFDQESIRKSPMYGIQAFSSDESVDWVPSDDDLSSKDRVATNRSKRKRTESCLRVRSNKRVQNVSVPSLSHRKALNVVSWLIDSNVVLPRSNVCYVATIQGVMASGQITHDGIKCKCCHKIYSLVSFEFHAIGSNTTRPSASIFLDDGRSLLQCQVQIMRDHVSREAMVKSQSDLCQSENDYICSICRNEGELLLCDRCPSSYHKTCLGLEDVPDGDWFCPSCLCGICGQRKFNGGSEDGHFLKCIQCEHKYHVACLISRDTSQSRSYVESQFCGKNCETLYEGLQRMLREPVSVGVDDLTWTLVKYIDSESCDTDSSKSGLLAESYSKLNVAVSVMHECFEPQKEPSSGRDLVEDVIFSRWSELNRMNFQGFYTVLLEKDEELVSVAIIRVFGDKVAEVPLVGTRFQYRRQGMCHILMDELEKVVHSHTYMEVQHSLC; the protein is encoded by the exons ATGATGGCATTCAGAAAATGTTCTTCAAACTCGTGTAATTGGGTACCTGTAATTTTGTCTGAAACGGAATACTGCCCAGAAGCTGTTCGACAATATGCACTTACTTCTCACAACAGGAAGACTTTGAAGGAGAGAGTATGGAAGCATCTTGTATATCTTGGATGGCAAATTCACCAAGATGGTGATCATTTCAGGTACAAGCCACCCCATGGAATCTTGTGTCACAAGAAATTTTACTACTCACTTATTGAGATTTGTAAAGCTATCCAAATGGAATCCGTGGTGAACTCTTCTTCTGTTACAATGGCACATTGTCCTCAAGCCATTGTTGAATACCACAAACATGCACTCGACCCGAATTCGCGTGATAAAGGGAAACTTATTTCGAAAATAAGAAAGTATCTCGTGAACGAAGCATGGGTTTTGACTTACCCGCCACCAGGAAACAAAAGAAGCGGTGTGTCATATACTTCTCCGCAAAAACGGAAATTTAGCTCACTCAACATGGTATGCAAATTCCTAATTGAGGAAAGTGTTAGAAGTTCATCTATTTCTGGCATTCAACCTTTAAATGCCTCCTCGGTTGTTAATGAAGAAAGTGCTGATCAGGAAAGTATTCGAAAGTCACCTATGTATGGCATTCAACCTTTTGTTAGTGATGAAAGTGTTGATTGGGTACCAAGTGATGATGACTTATCAAGTAAAGCTCCAAACTTGCTTCCTCGTGAGAGCGAGTTATACACTGTAGACAGGGTTGCTACAAATAGATCAAGGCGAAAACGCGATGAATCAAGATCTCTAGCTGCGGTGCCTTCTCCTGTTGCAGTGGCGGGTGAACAAGCTACTTCTTCTGTGGCGTATTGTCCTCAAGCCGTTGTTGAATATCATAAACATGCACTCGACCCGAATTGGGGTGATAAAAGTGAACTTATTTCGAAAATAAGAGAGCATCTCGTGAAAGAAGGATGGGTTTTAACTGACCCGCCGctagaaaaaagaagaaagggtGTGTTATATACTTCTCCGCAAAAACGGAAATTTTTCTCACTCAACACGGTATGCAAATTCCTAATTGAGGAAAGTGATAGAAGATCGTCTATATTTGGCATTCAACCTTTAAATGCCTCCTCAGTTGTTAACGAAGAAGGTTTTGATCAGGAAAGTATTCGAAAATCACCTATGTATGGCATTCAAGCTTTTAGTAGTGATGAAAGTGTTGATTGGGTACCAAGTGATGATGACTTATCAAGTAAAGACAGGGTTGCTACAAATAGATCAAAGCGAAAACGCACTGAATCATGTCTAAGAGTGAGATCAAATAAAAGAGTGCAGAATGTTTCTGTCCCTTCTCTATCACATCGGAAAGCTCTGAATGTTGTGTCTTGGTTGATAGACAGCAACGTGGTGTTACCAAGGTCTAATGTTTGTTATGTAGCAACAATACAGGGTGTCATGGCTTCTGGTCAAATAACTCACGATGGAATCAAGTGTAAATGTTGTCATAAAATATACAGTCTTGTTTCTTTCGAATTTCATGCTATTGGCAGTAATACCACCAGACCAAGTGCTAGTATCTTTCTGGATGATGGTAGGTCACTCTTACAGTGCCAGGTACAAATAATGCGAGATCATGTGTCAAGGGAGGCTATGGTTAAATCACAGAGTGATTTGTGTCAGAGTGAAAACGACTACATTTGTTCCATTTGCCGCAACGAGGGTGAACTTCTTTTGTGTGATCGGTGTCCGTCTTCTTATCATAAGACGTGTCTTGGTCTGGAG GACGTCCCTGACGGTGATTGGTTTTGTCCATCATGTCTTTGCGGGATTTGTGGCCAAAGAAAATTCAATGGGGGCAGTGAGGATGGACATTTCCTTAAATGCATTCAGTGTGAACATAAAT ATCATGTTGCATGCCTGATAAGTAGAGATACAAGTCAGTCCAGAAGTTATGTGGAAAGCCAGTTCTGCGGAAAAAACTGTGAAACG TTATATGAAGGCCTTCAAAGAATGCTGAGAGAGCCAGTTTCAGTGGGTGTAGACGATCTAACATGGACATTGGTGAAGTATATCGACTCCGAGAGTTGTGATACTGATAGTAGTAAAAGTGGATTATTGGCAGAAAGTTACAGCAAACTCAATGTTGCTGTTTCTGTGATGCATGAATGTTTTGAGCCCCAAAAGGAACCCTCCTCTGGCAGAGATCTGGTGGAAGATGTTATATTCAGCCGATG GTCAGAACTTAATCGAATGAATTTCCAGGGTTTCTATACTGTACTTCTAGAGAAAGATGAAGAGCTGGTCAGTGTAGCAATTATTAG GGTCTTTGGAGATAAGGTGGCTGAAGTACCTCTCGTTGGTACCAGATTTCAATATCGTCGACAGGGAATGTGCCACATCTTAATGGATGAACTGGAAAAG GTGGTGCACAGTCATACTTATATGGAAGTTCAACACAGTTTATGTTAA